The Verrucomicrobium spinosum DSM 4136 = JCM 18804 DNA segment GCCCGTACCAGCGTTATTTCATCTGCAACCTCTTGAAAATGGGGCACGGCATCACTCATCCACATGCCGGCTTTGCCATATTGCTTGAAGGTGCGCGGGGAGCCCATGAGGTTGGGCACACCGGTGGTGAAGGCGAACTGGCGCCCCTTGAGAAAGGAGTCCGGGCAGGGCTGCCCGCTGTGCTTTACCAGCTCCGGCTTGTAGTCAAAGATGTCGAGGTTGGGGGGGCCTCCCGACATGTGCAGGTAGATGACATTTTTCGCCCTGGCAGGTTGGGGGGGGCGCCGGGCTGCCAGGGGGTTTCCTTGAACTGCAGTTGCCGCACCACTTGCCTTTCCGCCCATGGCCTGCATGGCAATGGCCCCCAGGCTGAACTGGCCCGCACTGCTCAGGAACTGGCGTCGGGTGGCGAGCTGCACCTTCGCAAGATGATCGAGGGGATGGGAATTCATGACCTTCATTTCTGGACGTTTGGATGGATGCAAAGGGCGGTTGGCTACCGGCGCATCTGAAATTCATCGAGGTTCATCACCACGCCTGCGACAGTGGTCCAGGCAGCAAGTTCCGGCAGATCGAGACCTTTCGGTGCCGGACCAACAGGGTCCAGGGCCATGCTGGCTGCCAGCTTGGCATCACTGCGGTAGAGGGCCAGCGCTCGCTTGTAAACCTCTGCCAAAGTTGCAATCTCCGCGGCATCCGGCTCCCGGGACAAGCAGACCTTGAAGGCGAACTGGACCCGGCTGGACCCATTGAGGCCGCCCTCTGCCAGGATGCGTCGCGCCAGGGCTTGGTGTGTTTCCACAAACACGGGATCGTTCAACGTGACAAACGCCTGCAGGGGTGTGTTGGAACGGCCCCGGCGGATGATGCACACCTCTCGATTCGGCGCGTCGAAGGTGGCGAAGCTCGGATAGGGGCTGCTGCGGCGCACCTCCGTGTACACGCTGCGACGGTGGCGGTCTTCACCAGGGCTGGTCTCCCAGTCCCCCCCCCCTTTTCCGCCAAAGGCTACCGTCAGGCCAAGGCTCGGCCGAAGAGGACGCACGGGGGGGCCGAACATCTTGCCGCTCAACAAACCACTCACAGCCAGCGCTTGATCCCGCAGCAACTCCCCCGACGGGCGAAACCGAGGCCCCCGTGCCAGAAGCCGATTGTCTGGATCACGTTCATTCAGCGTCGGGTTGCTGGCGGAGTCCTGGCAGTAGGCACGGCTAGTCATCATCAGGTGAAGCATGCGTTTGACGTTCCAGCCACTTTCCATGAACTCGGCGGCCAGCCAGTCGAGCAGCTCAGGATGCTCAGGGAGATCTCCCTGACTGCCAAACTCCTCACTGCTACGCACGATGCCGACGCCAAAGAGGGACTCCCACATACGGTTGACCACCACCCGGGCAGTAAGAGGATTGTCCCGGCTCACCAGCCAGCGGGCCAGACCGAGACGGTTACGTGGCATGTCTGGCTTAAGCGGATTGAACGCAGACGGCACCCCAGCGCCGACCTCATCACCTAGGGCCTGCCAGTTGCCACGGAGCTGCACATGGGTTTTGCGTCGCTTTGCGACCGCCAGCTCCATCATCACCGGCACGGTCGTGGACTTGAGTCCAGCAAGCTGCTCCAACTCATCCGCCTTCTCACGCAGCACTTTCGTCGCCGGGGAGATGTTGCGGACGTAATACTGCTCAAGGACTTGAGCCTGCTGGGCACTGCGCTCCCCCTTTGGCACCTGAACTGCCGCTTGAACATTCGACCATTTCTTGTCTTCCAACTTGGGTTTTGTGGCAACCCACTCTTCCAGGCCCACCAGCCACTCCGGCTTCGGCGCTAGAAAATGGGCGTCGATCGCCGCCCTCTCTTTCAACACCTTTTCCTCCAGGCCCTGCCCCAATGGCCGCACGATCTTCAGAAAAGGTGATTCATCCCGCTTGTCTGCGTCTGCCGATTGATTGAAAAAGGCGTAGCTCTGGTAGTATTCGTCGATTGTGATCGGATCATACTTGTGGGTATGGCACTGGGCGCAGGCCATGGTCGTGCCCATCCACACCGCAAAAGTCGTGTTCACACGGTCGATGACGGCGGCATTGCGAAACTCCTCATCATTGGTGCCGCCCTCATTGTTGGTCATGGTGTTCCGATGGAAGGCGGTGGCGATTCGCTGGTCCTCAGTCGCATTGGGCAACAAATCACCGGCGATCTGCTCGATCGTAAACTGGTCAAAAGTCATGTTCGCATTCAGCGCGCGAATTACCCAGTCGCGATAGACCCAGATCTCCCGACCAGGATCACTCGGATACCCCGCACTGTCCGCATAGCGGGCGAGGTCCAGCCATTCCCGGGCCCAGTGCTCCCCGTACCCGGGTCTATTGAGAAAATACGTCACGATTTCCCCAGGGCTCTTTTCGGACAGGGACTTCAGTTCCTCCAGCGTTGGCGGCAGCCCCGTGGCATCCAGCGCCACCCGGCGGACGAACGTGCCCCGGTCGGCCTCGGATTTAAAAGAGAGGTTCTCCTTGATCAGTCTCGCCCTGATGAACGCATCAATGGCGTTTTTCTCGCCATTCGCCGGCACCTGCGGACGCTGCACCGTCTCATAGGACCAATGATTGCCCCAGATCGCACCCTGCA contains these protein-coding regions:
- a CDS encoding PSD1 and planctomycete cytochrome C domain-containing protein: MQNITIIRNKFAVVPWTVALAMVCLVTTGWSVETAPAARKISFSREIRPILSENCFSCHGPDEKGRKAGLRLDMEAAAKADNDGAIAVVPGKPELSTLLQRIETSDPDEVMPPPKAHKTVTKEQRVLLKQWILQGAIWGNHWSYETVQRPQVPANGEKNAIDAFIRARLIKENLSFKSEADRGTFVRRVALDATGLPPTLEELKSLSEKSPGEIVTYFLNRPGYGEHWAREWLDLARYADSAGYPSDPGREIWVYRDWVIRALNANMTFDQFTIEQIAGDLLPNATEDQRIATAFHRNTMTNNEGGTNDEEFRNAAVIDRVNTTFAVWMGTTMACAQCHTHKYDPITIDEYYQSYAFFNQSADADKRDESPFLKIVRPLGQGLEEKVLKERAAIDAHFLAPKPEWLVGLEEWVATKPKLEDKKWSNVQAAVQVPKGERSAQQAQVLEQYYVRNISPATKVLREKADELEQLAGLKSTTVPVMMELAVAKRRKTHVQLRGNWQALGDEVGAGVPSAFNPLKPDMPRNRLGLARWLVSRDNPLTARVVVNRMWESLFGVGIVRSSEEFGSQGDLPEHPELLDWLAAEFMESGWNVKRMLHLMMTSRAYCQDSASNPTLNERDPDNRLLARGPRFRPSGELLRDQALAVSGLLSGKMFGPPVRPLRPSLGLTVAFGGKGGGDWETSPGEDRHRRSVYTEVRRSSPYPSFATFDAPNREVCIIRRGRSNTPLQAFVTLNDPVFVETHQALARRILAEGGLNGSSRVQFAFKVCLSREPDAAEIATLAEVYKRALALYRSDAKLAASMALDPVGPAPKGLDLPELAAWTTVAGVVMNLDEFQMRR